One Gemmatimonadaceae bacterium genomic region harbors:
- a CDS encoding acyl-ACP desaturase: MHIPSAETIAKMEVLADLEADVDELMVAHEAKRILWFPSELLAPPPDTDPDAHVKGLRDRARGISMPGRVALALNLLTEEGLPHFHRLLAVYLGSDSFWARWTNLWTAEEDRHGAILHDYTRDSQILNNPVLEKMQFEYLRAGFEPEWDKDPYRVFVYTTLQERATQVSHANTGKLASEYEPLIGTVLSNVAKEEARHYVFYRAIFEKVLKRDPNGAMLSAAAIMPSIEMPGVNMPHFREMADVIRRAGIYGPRDYLKIVEEQIKYWAIDAVDGLNEMGRKAQEKIMAVPARLERVADMMETRSRAKTFSFAVAFQREFAMD, encoded by the coding sequence ATGCACATACCCAGCGCGGAAACCATCGCGAAGATGGAAGTCCTCGCCGACCTCGAGGCCGATGTCGACGAGCTCATGGTGGCGCATGAAGCCAAGCGCATTCTCTGGTTTCCCAGCGAGCTGCTGGCCCCGCCGCCGGACACCGACCCGGATGCTCACGTGAAGGGGCTGCGCGACCGCGCCCGCGGCATCAGCATGCCGGGCCGGGTCGCGCTGGCGCTCAACCTGCTCACCGAGGAAGGACTCCCGCACTTTCATCGCTTGCTGGCCGTGTACCTGGGCAGCGATTCGTTTTGGGCGCGCTGGACCAACCTGTGGACCGCCGAGGAGGATCGACACGGCGCCATTCTGCATGACTACACCCGGGACAGTCAGATTCTGAACAACCCGGTGCTTGAGAAGATGCAGTTCGAGTATCTGCGCGCCGGCTTCGAACCTGAGTGGGACAAGGATCCCTACCGCGTGTTCGTGTACACCACGCTGCAGGAGCGCGCCACGCAGGTCAGTCACGCCAACACCGGCAAGTTGGCCAGCGAATACGAGCCGCTCATCGGCACGGTACTGTCCAATGTGGCCAAGGAAGAGGCGCGCCACTACGTGTTCTATCGCGCCATCTTCGAGAAGGTGCTCAAGCGCGATCCCAACGGCGCCATGCTGTCGGCGGCAGCCATCATGCCGTCCATCGAGATGCCGGGCGTGAACATGCCGCATTTCCGCGAGATGGCCGACGTGATCCGCCGCGCCGGCATCTACGGACCGCGCGACTATCTCAAGATTGTCGAGGAGCAGATCAAATACTGGGCCATCGACGCCGTGGACGGGCTCAACGAGATGGGACGAAAGGCGCAGGAGAAGATCATGGCCGTGCCGGCGCGCCTTGAACGCGTGGCCGACATGATGGAGACCCGCAGTCGCGCCAAGACGTTTTCATTCGCGGTGGCGTTCCAGCGCGAATTCGCCATGGACTGA
- a CDS encoding glycerophosphodiester phosphodiesterase, which yields MPVLHHRLIGRLSPLLLAVACHASPQVLSTERPASPIIIAHRGASGHRPEHTLQGYALAIDMGADFIEPDLVSTKDGVLVARHENEIGGTTDVGERFPERRTRKVVDGDTVSGWFTEDFTLAELRTLRARERLTFRSHAYDGQFAIPTFDEVLLLADSAGRRRGRVVGVYPELKHPTYFASIGLPLAGRLLAALKSRGLDTREAPVFIQCFEAGPLKALRSQTRVRLVMLMSDPVLASPAGLREIARYADAIGVNSRMIIGASVDAVPTTLIADAHAVGLAVHVWTLRSEPTFLAARYRGDPLAEVREFARLGVDGIFGDFPDVLVKGLGR from the coding sequence ATGCCTGTGCTCCATCACCGTCTGATCGGTCGGCTCTCGCCCCTGCTGCTGGCCGTCGCCTGTCACGCGTCGCCGCAAGTTCTGTCCACCGAGCGCCCCGCGTCGCCCATCATCATCGCCCACCGTGGTGCCAGCGGACACCGGCCCGAGCACACGCTGCAGGGGTATGCACTGGCCATCGATATGGGCGCCGATTTCATCGAGCCCGACCTGGTATCGACCAAGGACGGCGTGCTGGTGGCCCGCCACGAGAACGAGATTGGTGGCACGACCGATGTCGGCGAACGGTTCCCGGAGCGGCGCACCAGGAAGGTGGTGGATGGCGACACGGTCAGCGGCTGGTTCACGGAGGACTTCACGCTGGCCGAGTTGCGGACGCTGCGCGCGCGCGAGCGGCTGACGTTTCGTTCGCACGCGTACGATGGGCAGTTTGCAATCCCCACGTTCGACGAGGTACTGCTGCTGGCCGATAGTGCTGGTCGACGGCGGGGACGGGTGGTGGGGGTCTATCCCGAGCTCAAGCATCCCACCTACTTCGCGTCGATCGGTCTGCCGTTGGCCGGGCGTCTGCTGGCCGCCTTGAAATCGCGCGGTCTCGATACGCGCGAGGCACCGGTGTTCATTCAATGCTTCGAGGCCGGACCGTTGAAAGCGCTGCGGTCGCAAACACGCGTGCGATTGGTGATGCTGATGTCCGACCCCGTTTTGGCGAGCCCGGCGGGACTGCGTGAGATCGCCAGGTATGCGGACGCGATTGGCGTGAACAGCCGGATGATTATCGGTGCGAGTGTGGACGCCGTGCCTACGACGCTGATTGCCGATGCCCATGCGGTCGGGCTGGCTGTGCACGTGTGGACGCTGCGTTCGGAGCCGACGTTCCTGGCTGCGCGCTATCGCGGCGATCCGCTGGCCGAGGTGCGGGAGTTTGCGCGTCTTGGAGTGGACGGGATATTCGGCGACTTTCCGGATGTGCTGGTGAAGGGGCTGGGTCGCTGA
- a CDS encoding ankyrin repeat domain-containing protein, with translation MLPRASDALLDAIRAHDATAVAALLDADPTLRDQGGVGGETLVLFACYVNATEMAPLLRGNRPYDACEAAALGDLPALNEALDRDADLISRRSSDGWTPLHLTGFFGRDHCAAFLIDNGAPLDALSTNAIRNTPLHAALAGATNPTLVRRLIFAGADVEARGENGIQPLHLAASRGDQALCELLVSRGADPQASMDDGTTPAKLAKARGFTALAEMLTSRTAG, from the coding sequence ATGCTGCCGCGCGCGAGTGATGCCCTCCTGGATGCCATTCGGGCGCACGATGCAACGGCGGTTGCTGCACTGCTCGATGCGGATCCCACACTCCGTGATCAGGGCGGCGTTGGCGGCGAAACGCTGGTGCTGTTTGCCTGCTATGTGAATGCCACCGAGATGGCTCCGCTGTTGCGCGGCAATCGCCCGTACGACGCGTGCGAAGCGGCCGCGCTTGGCGACTTGCCGGCGCTCAACGAAGCGCTCGATCGCGATGCCGATCTGATTTCGCGTCGCAGCAGCGATGGCTGGACGCCGTTGCACCTGACCGGATTCTTCGGACGCGACCACTGCGCCGCGTTTCTCATCGACAATGGGGCACCGCTGGATGCCCTGTCCACAAACGCCATTCGCAACACGCCGCTGCACGCCGCGCTCGCTGGCGCAACCAATCCCACATTGGTGCGTCGACTGATCTTTGCCGGAGCCGATGTCGAAGCGCGCGGTGAGAACGGCATTCAGCCGCTGCATCTGGCGGCGTCGCGCGGCGATCAGGCCCTGTGCGAACTGCTGGTTTCGCGCGGTGCCGACCCGCAGGCGAGCATGGATGACGGAACCACGCCGGCGAAGCTCGCCAAGGCGCGGGGCTTTACGGCGCTGGCCGAGATGCTCACCTCGCGAACGGCCGGATAG